From the genome of Candidatus Effluviviaceae Genus I sp.:
CTGCGGCAGCCCGAAGCGCAGGGCGGCGGCCATGTCGGCTTCCGTCTGCGAGCGGGCGCCGGCGTAGGTCATCCCGAGCGCGGTCGAGACGGAGAGCGGCGAACAGAACAGGTTGCCCGGCTCCTGCGCCAGGACCCGGTAGAGGTCCACGGCGAACGCGGTGTTGCCGGCAACGAGTGCGGCGTCGTCGCCCTGAGCGGCGGGCACCGCAAGCACTGCGGCCGCCGCAAGCGCGGCGGACACGAAACGGAGGATCATGTCGGCTCCTTCCCCAGGCCGAACCTGCCGCCCGCGGCGGTCAGGGCTTGCTGCGGTCCCACAGAAGGGCCAGCGCGATCGCGATGAGCGCGATGTTGCCGGATGCCCTCGAGAACCCCTCCGGCCACACCCCCATGATGGGGCCGAAGAACACGGACACGACGGCCAGCACGAACGCGACGGCGGCCAGCATGACGAGAATCCAGATGAAGCTCCGCATGGCATCCCTCCTTACGGTCCGGGCCCGTTCGGGGCACATTGTCGAACCGGACCGCCACCGAGTCAAGCGCTTTGGCCCCGGGGGGTTTGACCGCCGGGCAGTGCAGGCGTATCATGGAAACGGCCGCAGGCCACGGGGTTCAGGTTCGCACCGGATCCCGAGGAAGCGCCGCGCGGCGGCACCCAACCCGGAGGCTCACATCACGCGCCCGCTCAAGCGTCATGAGGCGTCGGCAGCAGCCGGCGCGCTGCTTCTTGCCCTGCTTCCCGCCACCGCGTCGGCGCCTCTTCACCGAGCCGCGGTCGCCAGGGTCATCACCGATACCGCCGACCTGCTGGGCGGCCCCCGCGCCGAGGGACAGGTCGGCGACATCCTCCTCTCGAACGAGGCGGTCGCCTTCGTCATCGAGGCAGTGGACCACCCGCACAACGGCTGCCTGTCCGGTGGGCACGTGATCGACGCCGGCGCGGCGCCGCTCTGGCTCGACGAGCTCGTTCAGTGCGCGACGCTCCTTCAGGCGTGGCCGAGGCAGGCGGTGTACGACACGGTGCGCATCCTGAGCGACGGCTCAGGCGGCGAGGCGGCCGTGCTGGCCGTCGGGAGGGACTCCGGCAACGCGAACCTCACCGTGAGGACGGTCTACTCGCTGCGGGCGGGCGACGGCTTCACGACCGTGCGGACGGAGATCGCAAGCGGCGGGGCCGCCGTGCCCGGATACCGCGCGGGCGACGCCGTCGCCTGGGGCGACGTCAGGCGGTTCCTCCCGGGGTACGGGTTCGATGAGATGTGGACGTCGAGCACGACGGAGTGGCTGGGCGGGAAGGGAACGACCACCTGCTACGGGTACGCGGTGGCCGCCGGGCTCTTCCCCGCCACGCACGCCGGCGCGCGGTCGGAGACCACGCCGCTCGAGACCGACATCCCCGCCGGCGGGTCCGTCTCGTTCACGCGCTTCGTCATCGCCGCCGGGCCGGACCTCGCCGCCGTGAGCGACGAGGTGCACGTCGTCCGCGGGACGGCGACCGGCGTGGTCGCGGGCAGAGTCACGGACGAGACCACCGGGGACCCGGTCTCCGGCGCGCTGCTCGACATCGGCGTCACGGCGACCGCGCCGTACACGCAGGCCGTCGCCGGCGCGGACGGCCGGTACGAGGCGACGCTGCCCCCGGCGAGCTTCACGGTGAAGGCGACGGCCGACGGCTACCTGGAGAGCACGGCGCGCGTCACCGTCGCGGCCGGGCAGTCCGTGGAGACCGACTTCGTCCTACGATCCAGCGCGTGGGTGCCCTCGTACGGCGACACCCTCACGGTCATCGCGCGGCCGATCATGTCCGTGCCCGTCATCCGGACGCCGGGGTCGTCGTTCGTCATCCAGGCGCTGGCGCCGTCCGATGCTGCGGGCTGGCAGGCGAGTCTCACGGGCCACGGGCCCGAGCGCCCGTTGAGCCTCGCGGGCGCCGCGTACTCGGCGGACTGCGAGCGCTGGACGATGACGGCGACCGTGCCGTCCGGCGTCCCCGCCGAGCTCTACGACCTCAGGCTCCGGGCGTCCGGCGGCATCGACGACACGGCGGCGCACGCCGTGGCCGTCCGCGATTCCATCGGCAGCTCGTTCTACGTGGTCCACATCACCGACACGCACTTCCCCACCCACAGGTACTGGGACCAGTCCGGCGCCGACACGGACACGACCGAGATCGACGACCTCCGAGCCCTCATCGAGGACATCAACCTCATGAACCCCGACTTCGTCATCCACACGGGAGACCTCGTCAACGAGGGCGAGCTCGAGGACTTCCTCGGGCGGCGGTACTTCACGAGGGCGCAGCGCGTGCTCGGGGAGCTCACGGTGCCGCTCTACATGGTGCCGGGCAACCATGACATCGGCGGGTGGACCGACACGCCGCCGCCGGACGGCACGGCGCGGCGCGCGTGGTGGCGTTTCTTCGGGTGGCGGCAGCTGGGCGACCCGCCGCCGGGCGACCTGCGGCGCACGCAGGACTACTCGTTCGACCACGGCGGCGTGCACTTCACGGGGCTCGAGGCGTACGACAACTACGACGGCTGGCGCTACCCCATCTACGGCTCCACGAGCTTCACGGGCGGTCAGCTTGCCTGGCTCGCCGACGACCTCGCCCTCGCGGGCGCCGCGACGCCGAAGGTGCTCTTCTACCACATGGACTTCGCCGGCCAGCTGAACCTCCACGCGCTCGGCGTGGACTGCGCGCTGTGGGGGCACGTCCACCGGACGAGCGGGTCGCTCGCGGCGCCACCGTACAATCTCTCGCTCAACGCCGCCTGCGACGGGCGGCGCGCGATGCGCGTGGTGCGCTTCGAGAACGGGACCGTCCTGCCGCAGCCGGCGCTCGCCGCCGGCGCGAGCGGCCAGCGGCTCCGCGTCGACTACGATCCTGCGAACGACGGGACGGCGGCGCGCGTGTCGGCGACGATCGTCAACGAGCACCCGCAGGCGTTCGAGCACGGGCTCGTGAGGTTCGTGGTGCCGGCGGACTCGGTCCCCTACGAGGCGGAAGGCGGCGCGCTCCGGCAGACGGTCGTGGAGGGCGCGACGGCGGTCTGCTCCGTCGGCGTCCCCATCTCGGCCTCCGGCATCGTGACGGTGAGCGTCCGCCCCGGCCCGCGTCCCGAGCCGCCGGTGACGGAGATCGCGCTCCACGCGGCGAGCCCGAACCCGGCCGCGGCGGCCGCCACGGTGCGCTTCGCGCTGCCGGAGGAGGCGGACGTCGTTCTCGAGGTGTTCGACCTCGCGGGCAGGAAGGTCGCGACCCTCCTCGACGGGCGCGCCGGGCCCGGCCCCGGGCAGGTCGCGTGGGACCTCACGGGCCCCGGCGGCGAGCGCGCGGCGTCGGGCATCTACTTCGTGCGGTTGACCGTGGGCGCGACCGCGCTCACGAGCAAGCTCGCGATCGTCAGGTGACGTGAACCTGGGCCGTGCAGCGACGGAGGCGGCACCGTGAAGCTCCTTGTCGTCGGCGGCGGCCTCATGGGCCGCGCGGCAGCCTATGACCTCGCGAGGCAGCCGGACGTCGCGCAGGTGGTCATCGCTGATCTGAACAAGGA
Proteins encoded in this window:
- a CDS encoding metallophosphoesterase, with amino-acid sequence MQAYHGNGRRPRGSGSHRIPRKRRAAAPNPEAHITRPLKRHEASAAAGALLLALLPATASAPLHRAAVARVITDTADLLGGPRAEGQVGDILLSNEAVAFVIEAVDHPHNGCLSGGHVIDAGAAPLWLDELVQCATLLQAWPRQAVYDTVRILSDGSGGEAAVLAVGRDSGNANLTVRTVYSLRAGDGFTTVRTEIASGGAAVPGYRAGDAVAWGDVRRFLPGYGFDEMWTSSTTEWLGGKGTTTCYGYAVAAGLFPATHAGARSETTPLETDIPAGGSVSFTRFVIAAGPDLAAVSDEVHVVRGTATGVVAGRVTDETTGDPVSGALLDIGVTATAPYTQAVAGADGRYEATLPPASFTVKATADGYLESTARVTVAAGQSVETDFVLRSSAWVPSYGDTLTVIARPIMSVPVIRTPGSSFVIQALAPSDAAGWQASLTGHGPERPLSLAGAAYSADCERWTMTATVPSGVPAELYDLRLRASGGIDDTAAHAVAVRDSIGSSFYVVHITDTHFPTHRYWDQSGADTDTTEIDDLRALIEDINLMNPDFVIHTGDLVNEGELEDFLGRRYFTRAQRVLGELTVPLYMVPGNHDIGGWTDTPPPDGTARRAWWRFFGWRQLGDPPPGDLRRTQDYSFDHGGVHFTGLEAYDNYDGWRYPIYGSTSFTGGQLAWLADDLALAGAATPKVLFYHMDFAGQLNLHALGVDCALWGHVHRTSGSLAAPPYNLSLNAACDGRRAMRVVRFENGTVLPQPALAAGASGQRLRVDYDPANDGTAARVSATIVNEHPQAFEHGLVRFVVPADSVPYEAEGGALRQTVVEGATAVCSVGVPISASGIVTVSVRPGPRPEPPVTEIALHAASPNPAAAAATVRFALPEEADVVLEVFDLAGRKVATLLDGRAGPGPGQVAWDLTGPGGERAASGIYFVRLTVGATALTSKLAIVR